The proteins below are encoded in one region of Sphaerodactylus townsendi isolate TG3544 linkage group LG06, MPM_Stown_v2.3, whole genome shotgun sequence:
- the KIRREL2 gene encoding kin of IRRE-like protein 2 isoform X1 encodes MRTALLWPWIVALSYFAPTGLAAYFFQQPMDQVIVSGQSVTLACVVMGYRGMVQWTKDGLALGGERDLPGWPRYSIVGDASAGQHNLRIDYAELDDDAVYECQATQAALRSQRAKLTVLIPPNDPEIQNGPVVHVISNVPYNLSCRAAGAKPAAEINWYRDGQRQDSAVYSKVLMEDRKREVAVSTLLLTPSSRDMGCSFTCQVSNPAAPAGKQTTVTLNVQYPPVVILSVQPQTVPEGGKVSFLCTATSNPEVTGYRWAKGGVPVPEANGDSYEATVDQSFFTEPVSCEVSNAVGSTNVSTLVDVHFGPRLVSQPKPLTVDVGSDASFTCTWSGNPPLTLAWTKKGSSVVLSNGNTLHLKAVTQEDAGIYVCKAIVPRIGVAEKEVTLAVNGPPVINAEPSQQTAVGAKARLECLVGSIPPPDRIAWAWGERVLDSGSLDRFTVDTVVTEQGVLSALLIDPTHDADFALPYNCTAWNRFGVRSAAVSLRRQDAFTPTREKPTEVLSVLILGVLASSGVVAILLLVVTVSLCYRRKRCGKAKRGTQLSKADILVQITTSESSPSRPSEPEDDSKEPMQWYSPLGKPPSPVLTTKGHKELKLEPGNLLYQAHPSPFISLQATSSESPATSHTEHSEILEDDEGSQELKDPTNGYYKVRAHEEPCLASSFSEYAPGPRPLFGASSLYPSAGQVQPKLYEYSHRYTLGTPSSRSAYDPHERLFPQENLYSGSTYLTAPYSRAFTSYVKPSNYEKAESGYEPSDQASKASGCSRFSYTSLCQQSDYGRPSQQRMQTHV; translated from the exons GGTTGGCTGCCTATTTCTTCCAGCAGCCTATGGATCAAGTGATCGTATCTGGACAGTCGGTGACTCTGGCCTGCGTGGTGATGGGCTACCGAGGCATGGTTCAGTGGACCAAGGATGGGCTGGCTTTGGGCGGAGAAAGAGACCTGCCCG GCTGGCCCCGCTACTCCATCGTTGGAGATGCCTCTGCCGGGCAGCATAACTTACGCATTGATTACGCTGAGTTGGATGACGACGCAGTCTATGAATGCCAGGCTACGCAAGCGGCGTTGAGGTCCCAACGTGCCAAACTCACTGTCCTGA tCCCTCCCAACGATCCAGAGATCCAAAATGGCCCCGTCGTGCATGTGATCTCCAACGTCCCCTACAACCTATCCTGCCGGGCTGCCGGGGCCAAGCCTGCTGCCGAGATCAACTGGTACCGAGACGGGCAGCGGCAAGATTCTGCAGTGTATTCCAAG gtgttGATGGAGGACAGAAAACGGGAGGTGGCGGTCAGCACCCTCCTCTTGACCCCCAGCAGCAGGGACATGGGGTGCTCTTTCACGTGCCAGGTCAGCAatccagcagcccctgctggcaagcAGACAACAGTCACCCTCAATGTGCAAT ACCCGCCTGTCGTCATCTTATCAGTCCAGCCGCAAACCGTCCCTGAAGGGGGCAAGGTCAGCTTCCTCTGCACGGCCACCTCCAACCCCGAAGTGACAGGTTACAG GTGGGCGAAAGGCGGCGTGCCTGTTCCAGAAGCCAACGGAGACAGCTACGAGGCGACGGTCGACCAGTCCTTCTTCACCGAACCCGTGTCGTGTGAGGTGTCAAATGCTGTGGGAAGCACCAACGTCAGCACACTGGTGGATGTGCATT tTGGACCCCGTCTTGTATCTCAGCCCAAACCCTTGACGGTTGATGTGGGTTCAGATGCCTCATTCACTTGCACCTGGTCCGGGAATCCACCTCTCACCTTGGCCTGGACCAAAAAGGGATCTAGCGTG GTACTGAGCAATGGAAACACCCTCCACCTGAAGGCAGTGACACAAGAGGACGCTGGCATCTACGTGTGCAAAGCGATTGTGCCCCGCATCGGGGTTGCGGAGAAGGAAGTGACGCTTGCGGTGAACG GCCCGCCTGTTATCAACGCAGAACCGAGCCAGCAGACAGCGGTGGGAGCCAAAGCACGGCTGGAGTGCTTGGTGGGGAGCATCCCGCCCCCCGACAGGATT GCCTGGGCATGGGGTGAACGGGTGTTGGACTCCGGCTCGCTGGATCGCTTTACAGTGGACACTGTTGTGACGGAGCAAGGGGTGCTCTCGGCCCTGCTGATAGACCCAACCCATGACGCCGATTTTGCCCTCCCCTACAATTGCACAGCTTGGAACCGCTTCGGCGTACGGTCCGCCGCTGTCAGCCTGCGCCGCCAAG ATGCTTTTACCCCCACCAGGGAAAAACCTACAG AGGTCTTGTCGGTCCTGATCTTGGGGGTTTTGGCTTCCTCTGGTGTTGTGGCCATTCTGCTTCTGGTAGTCACTGTCTCTCTCTGCTACCGGCGCAAACGCTGTGGAAAGG CCAAGCGGGGAacgcagctctccaaggccgacATCCTGGTGCAGATCACGACCAGCGAGAGCAGCCCCAGCCGACCAAGCGAGCCGGAAGACGATAGCAAAGAACCTATG CAGTGGTACAGTCCTTTGGGGAAGCCCCCGTCACCTGTACTTACGACGAAGGGACATAAAGAGCTGAAGCTGGAACCGGGGAACCTGCTTTACCAAGCTCACCCTTCACCCTTCATCTCTCTCCAGGCCACTAGCAGTGAATCTCCAGCGACATCCCATACGGAGCACAGCGAAATTCTGGAAGATGATGAAGGgagtcaggagctgaag GACCCCACAAACGGCTATTACAAGGTCCGTGCTCATGAAGAGCCCTGCTTGGCGAGCAGTTTCTCAGAATATGCCCCCGGCCCCCGTCCTCTGTTTGGGGCCTCTTCCCTGTACCCTTCGGCCGGGCAGGTACAACCAAAGCTGTATGAGTACTCCCACCGCTACACCCTGGGCACACCCAGCTCCCGCTCGGCCTATGACCCCCACGAGCGGCTCTTCCCTCAGGAAAACTTGTACAGCGGgagcacctacctcacagccccCTACAGCCGCGCCTTCACTAGTTACGTCAAGCCCAGCAACTACGAGAAGGCCGAGAGCGGATACGAGCCGTCGGACCAGGCCAGCAAGGCCTCAGGCTGTTCGCGCTTCTCGTATACGTCCTTGTGTCAGCAGTCTGACTACGGGCGTCCTTCCCAGCAGCGCATGCAGACCCACGTATGA